CCGGTCCGCTTCGATCAAGCGTAGACCCGAATCCGGGGTTCCGAAAGGAGAGGTTGCGAGGGGTGCGACAATGCGTCGCAAGGGGGCGGGAAACTGCCGCGACAAAAAAGTCGCGACAGTTGTGTGTTCAATATCTATTTTGTATTGGCTTCACTTGTGAGTTTATCTTCATTCAATCCGTGGCTAAGGCTGTATACATAAGCAGCGAGCAATTGCACTTTATCGTTCCCCAGCAATTCATTCTGCGCAGGCATGTGTCCCTGACGACCATGGCGGATGGTCTGTTCCAGTTGGGTCAGGCTGGTGCCGTAAATGAAGCTGGCCGGATGGGTCAGGTTCGGTGCGCCCATCGCCGGCGTGCCTTGACCGCTGGCGCCGTGGCAAGCAACGCAAGTGCTGCTGAACGCTTGCTGCCCGGCCTGCAGATCCGCCTTGCTGTCGGCGGTCAGCGGCAGGCCGGCCAGTTCGTGGCGCACATAGGCGGCAACATTTTTCACCCCAGCCTCACCGAGCACTTCGCCCCACGCAGGCATCGCCGCCATTCGCCCACCCATGATGGTGGTCTTGATCGTCTCGGCATCGCCGCCCCAGCGCCAGTCGCTGTCGGCGAGGTTAGGGAAGCCGAACGCGCCCTTGGCATCGGAGCCATGGCACACCGAACAATTGGAGGCGAACAGACGACCGCCCATTTTCAGCGCCTGCGGATCCTTCGCCACTTCTTCCAGCGGCATCGCAGCGAACTTGGCGAAGATCGGGCCGAATCGGGCGTCAGCCTTGTTCATTTCCTTTTCCCACTCGTGCACGCCGGTCCAGCCATCCTCGTAGCCGGGCAGGATGCCTTTCCAGCTGCCAAGGCCCGGATACAGGACCAGATAACCCACGGCAAACACCAGCGTGCCGGCGAACAGCATGAACCACCACTGTGGCAGCGGATTGTCGTATTCCTCGATGCCGTCGAAGCTGTGGCCCATGGTCTGGTCGACGCTGCCCTTGGTTTCGCCCCGGCGCGTGCCGATCAGCAGCCAGGTCAGGCCGATCAGGCTGCCGAGGGTCAGTACGCAGATCCACGTACTCCAGAAGGTGGTCATGGCCGGGTACTCCTTGTTTCAGGGGCTGAATGTGTTTCGGGTTGTGGTTCGTCGGCGAACGGCAGCAGGCGTGCTTCGGCGAATTCCGGGGTGCGCTTGCGGTTGAACACCCACAGCGTCAAACCGACGAAGGCGACGAACACCACAACCGTGCCGAGGCCGCGGATCAGGCCTGCACTCATTTCAATGACCATGGCTCACCTCTTGCTCTTGATCGCAGTGCCGAGCACTTGCAGATAGGAAACGAGGGCATCCATTTCGGTTTTGCCCTTGAGGCTGGCCACCGCGCCGGCGATGTCGTCGTCGGTGTACGGCACGCCGAGGGTGCGCATGGTTTTCAACTTGGTTTCGGTGTGGCTGCTGTCGACCGCTTGGGTAACCAGCCACGGATAGGCCGGCATTTTCGATTCCGGCACGACGTTGCGCGGGTTGTACAAATGCGCGCGGTGCCAGTCATCCGAGTAGCGTGCGCCGACTCGCGCCAGATCCGGCCCGGTGCGTTTCGAACCCCAGAGGAACGGGTGATCCCAAACGCTTTCGCCGGCCACCGAGTAGTGCCCGTAGCGTTCGGTTTCGGCGCGGAACGGGCGGATCATTTGCGAATGGCAACCGACGCAGCCTTCGCGGATATAGATGTCGCGGCCTTCCAGTTGCAGCGCGGTGTAGGGCTTCATGCCTTCCACCGGTTTGTTGGTGACGTCCTGGAAGAACAGCGGGACGATCTGGGTCAGGCCGCCGATGCTCACGGCGAACACCATCAGCAGCATCAGCAGGCCGACGTTCTTTTCAATGGTTTCGTGTTTCATGGCGGACTCCTCAGGCCATCTGCGCGGCAGCGACGACTTCGGCAGGCTGCGAGGCCCGCACGGTGCGCCAGGTGTTGTAAGCCATCAGCAACATGCCGCTGAAGAAAATCGCCCCGCCGACCAGCCGCACGACAAAGCCCGGATGGCTGGCCACCAGAGTTTCGACGAAGGAGTAGGTGAGCGTGCCGTCCTCGTTGACCGCGCGCCACATCAGGCCCTGGGCGATGCCGTTGACCCACATCGAAGCGATGTAGAGGACGGTGCCGATGGTCGCGAGCCAGAAGTGCGCGTTGATCAGGCCAACGCTATGCATCTGCGCACGACCGAAGATTTTCGGAATCATGTGATACAGCGCGCCGATGGAAATCATCGCCACCCAGCCGAGCGCGCCGGCGTGAACGTGGCCGATGGTCCAGTCGGTGTAGTGGGAGAGGGCGTTGACAGTCTTGATCGCCATCATCGGCCCTTCGAAGGTCGACATGCCGTAGAACGCCAGCGACACCACGAGGAAGCGCAGGATCGGGTCGCTGCGCAACTTATGCCAGGCGCCCGAGAGGGTCATCATGCCGTTGATCATGCCGCCCCAGCTCGGTGCCAGCAGAATCAGCGACATCACCATGCCCAGCGACTGCGCCCAGTCCGGCAGCGCGGTGTAGTGCAAATGGTGCGGACCGGCCCAGATGTACAGGGTGATCAAGGCCCAGAAGTGCACGATCGACAGCCGATACGAATACACCGGACGTTCGGCCTGTTTCGGCACGAAGTAGTACATCATCCCGAGGAACCCGGCAGTGAGGAAAAAGCCTACGGCGTTGTGGCCGTACCACCATTGCACCATGGCGTCGGTCGCACCGGCATAAACCGAGTACGACTTGGTGAAACTCACCGGCAACTCAAGGTTGTTGACGATGTGCAGAATCGCCACGGTGATGATGAACGCGCCGAAAAACCAGTTGCCCACATAAATGTGTTTGGTCTTGCGCTGCATGATCGTGCCGAAGAACACGATGGCGTAGGCGACCCAGACGATGGTGATCAGGATGTCGATCGGCCATTCCAGCTCGGCGTACTCCTTGGAACTGGTGTAACCCAGCGGCAGGCTGATCGCCGCCAACAGAATCACAAGCTGCCAGCCCCAGAAGCAGAACGCGGCGATTTGCGGCGCGAATAATTGCGTCTGGCAGGTGCGTTGCACCGAGTAGAAAGAACTGGCGAACAGCGCGCAGCCACCGAACGCGAAGATCACCGCGTTGGTGTGCAACGGGCGCAGGCGGCCGAAACTGGTCCAGGGCAAATTGAAGTTGAGTTCGGGCCAGACCAATTGAGCGGCGAGAAAAACCCCGAGCCCCATGCCGACGATGCCCCACACCACCGTCATAATGGCGAATTGGCGGACCACCTTGTAGTTGTAGGCGGTACTGATAGAAGTGTTCATGGTTCCCCATCCACGGTTCAGCCGAAGTGAGCGCGCAAACCGCGCGAATCCTTCGCCTGGAGTTATAGGCAGACTAAAAGCGAGGCAAGCATGGACAAACAGCACAAGGCCAGTATTGACGGGGATCAATGGGCGCAGTGTGTGCGGGATCATGGGTGGCTTTGGGATGCCGCTGTTGGTGAGGCTTCGGCGACTCTGATCCTTGCTCACGGTGCAGGTGCGCCGATGGATAGCGACTGGATGAACGACATGGCTGGGCGGCTTGCCGGGCTTGGGGTCAATGTGTTGCGGTTTGAGTTTGCGTATATGGCGCAGCGGCGGGTTGATGGGGTTAAACGCCCGCCGAATTCTGCGGCGAAGTTGCAGGATTGCTGGCGGGAGGTGTTTGCGGTTGTGCGGCGTCATGTCGCTGGGGTTTTGGCTGTAGGCGGGAAGTCGATGGGCGGGCGGATGGCTAGTTTGCTGGTGGATGAGTTGGGGGCTGATGCGCTGGTGTGTTTGGGGTATCCGTTTTATGCGGTGGGCAAGCCGGAGAAGCCGCGGGTTGAGCATTTGGCTTCGTTGCGTACGCGGGCGTTGATTGTGCAGGGGGAGCGGGATGCTCTGGGCAATCGGGACGCTGTCGAGGCTTACGATCTATCGCCGAGTATTGAGGTGTTTTGGTTGGCCTCCGGGGACCATGATTTGAAACCGCTCAAGGTTTCCGGGTTTACGCATTCGGGTCATTTGGCGAGTGCTGCGCAGAAGGTGGCTGAATTTGTCCGTGACTGAGTTATAGCCGGGCCGAAATTTTGAACTTCATGAAGATA
This window of the Pseudomonas fluorescens genome carries:
- a CDS encoding alpha/beta family hydrolase, which codes for MDKQHKASIDGDQWAQCVRDHGWLWDAAVGEASATLILAHGAGAPMDSDWMNDMAGRLAGLGVNVLRFEFAYMAQRRVDGVKRPPNSAAKLQDCWREVFAVVRRHVAGVLAVGGKSMGGRMASLLVDELGADALVCLGYPFYAVGKPEKPRVEHLASLRTRALIVQGERDALGNRDAVEAYDLSPSIEVFWLASGDHDLKPLKVSGFTHSGHLASAAQKVAEFVRD
- the ccoP gene encoding cytochrome-c oxidase, cbb3-type subunit III codes for the protein MTTFWSTWICVLTLGSLIGLTWLLIGTRRGETKGSVDQTMGHSFDGIEEYDNPLPQWWFMLFAGTLVFAVGYLVLYPGLGSWKGILPGYEDGWTGVHEWEKEMNKADARFGPIFAKFAAMPLEEVAKDPQALKMGGRLFASNCSVCHGSDAKGAFGFPNLADSDWRWGGDAETIKTTIMGGRMAAMPAWGEVLGEAGVKNVAAYVRHELAGLPLTADSKADLQAGQQAFSSTCVACHGASGQGTPAMGAPNLTHPASFIYGTSLTQLEQTIRHGRQGHMPAQNELLGNDKVQLLAAYVYSLSHGLNEDKLTSEANTK
- the ccoO gene encoding cytochrome-c oxidase, cbb3-type subunit II; amino-acid sequence: MKHETIEKNVGLLMLLMVFAVSIGGLTQIVPLFFQDVTNKPVEGMKPYTALQLEGRDIYIREGCVGCHSQMIRPFRAETERYGHYSVAGESVWDHPFLWGSKRTGPDLARVGARYSDDWHRAHLYNPRNVVPESKMPAYPWLVTQAVDSSHTETKLKTMRTLGVPYTDDDIAGAVASLKGKTEMDALVSYLQVLGTAIKSKR
- a CDS encoding cbb3-type cytochrome oxidase subunit 3 is translated as MVIEMSAGLIRGLGTVVVFVAFVGLTLWVFNRKRTPEFAEARLLPFADEPQPETHSAPETRSTRP
- the ccoN gene encoding cytochrome-c oxidase, cbb3-type subunit I encodes the protein MNTSISTAYNYKVVRQFAIMTVVWGIVGMGLGVFLAAQLVWPELNFNLPWTSFGRLRPLHTNAVIFAFGGCALFASSFYSVQRTCQTQLFAPQIAAFCFWGWQLVILLAAISLPLGYTSSKEYAELEWPIDILITIVWVAYAIVFFGTIMQRKTKHIYVGNWFFGAFIITVAILHIVNNLELPVSFTKSYSVYAGATDAMVQWWYGHNAVGFFLTAGFLGMMYYFVPKQAERPVYSYRLSIVHFWALITLYIWAGPHHLHYTALPDWAQSLGMVMSLILLAPSWGGMINGMMTLSGAWHKLRSDPILRFLVVSLAFYGMSTFEGPMMAIKTVNALSHYTDWTIGHVHAGALGWVAMISIGALYHMIPKIFGRAQMHSVGLINAHFWLATIGTVLYIASMWVNGIAQGLMWRAVNEDGTLTYSFVETLVASHPGFVVRLVGGAIFFSGMLLMAYNTWRTVRASQPAEVVAAAQMA